The Amaranthus tricolor cultivar Red isolate AtriRed21 chromosome 6, ASM2621246v1, whole genome shotgun sequence genome has a segment encoding these proteins:
- the LOC130814467 gene encoding SNF1-related protein kinase regulatory subunit beta-2 — protein MGNVNGREDGNGTPSGSGLVGEEEEEEEIVSAITVAGSPSALMGQSPPHSPRAAQSPLKFAPQPPVAPIQKPEELHIPNPSWLQTSPPEEDMNYEQGIPTMITWTHGGKEVAVEGSWDNWKTRIHLQRSGKDFTLMKVLPSGVYPYRFIVDGSLRYAPDIPWTKDEAGNVYNVLDLEDYVPEDTGSISGFEPPQSPEGSYNNTEFNQEDFAKEPPMVPPHLNLTLLNVPALCTEVPPPALSRPQHVVLNHLYMQKGKSGPSVVALGSTHRFKSKYVTVVLYKSL, from the exons ATGGGGAATGTTAATGGTAGAGAAGATGGAAATGGAACCCCATCTGGTTCTGGATTAGTtggtgaagaagaagaggaagaagaaattGTTAGTGCTATTACAGTTGCTGGTTCACCTTCTGCTCTTATGGGTCAGTCTCCACCTCACAGTCCTAGAGCTGCCCAATCTCCTCTCAAGTTTGCTCCTCAg CCTCCGGTCGCTCCCATCCAAAAGCCCGAGGAGCTTCATATTCCCAATCCATCATGGTTACAAACATCGCCACCCGAAGAAGATATGAACTATGAGCAAGGGATTCCCACTATGATTACTTGGACTCATGGTGGCAAAGAAGTGGCTGTGGAGGGTTCATGGGACAATTGGAAGACAAG AATACATTTACAGAGATCTGGAAAAGACTTTACTCTCATGAAAGTGCTTCCATCCGGAGTTTACCCATATAGATTTATTGTTGACGGGTCATTGCGATATGCACCTGATATACCATGGACCAAGGATGAGGCTGGAAATGTTTACAATGTATtggatttggag GATTATGTCCCAGAAGACACAGGGAGTATATCCGGTTTTGAGCCACCACAATCTCCCGAAGGCAGCTATAACAACACAGAATTTAACCAAGAAGATTTTGCCAAGGAACCACCTATGGTTCCTCCGCACCTTAACCTGACTTTGCTTAACGTGCCTGCCCTGTGCACCGAGGTGCCGCCACCCGCGCTATCAAGACCTCAGCACGTGGTTCTTAACCATCTTTACATGCAGAAGGGAAAGAGTGGACCTTCCGTTGTTGCACTTGGCTCGACGCATAGATTCAAGTCCAAGTATGTGACTGTTGTACTCTATAAGTCTCTTTAG
- the LOC130814466 gene encoding oligopeptide transporter 3 — translation MGSKVAGQYNGGSRTEEENQEEHERCPVEEVALVVPETDDPNLPVLTFRAWFLGTISCVLLIFLNTFFIYRTQPLTISAILMQIAVLPMGKFMARVLPTRKYSLLGGRWEFSLNPGPFNIKEHVIITILANCGVSQGGGDAYSIGAITVMKAYYKQTVGFLCSLFIVLTTQMLGYGWAGILRRYLVDPVEMWWPANLAQVSFFRALHEKEHKSKGLTRMQFFLIFFAASFAYYALPGYLFPILTFFSWVCWAWPRNITAQQIGSGYHGLGVGAFTLDWAGISAYHGSPLVAPWFSIVNVGIGFIMFIYIIIPLCYWKYETFDARKFPIFSNQLFRSNGLKYDTTKVLTPQRDLNVAAYNNYGKLYLSPLFALSIGSGFARFTATLTHVALFHGSDIWKQSRSAMKNIKKDIHAKLMSKYKQVPEWWFLILLVLSAALSILMSFIWKDDVQLPWWGMLFAFALAFVVTLPIGVIQATTNQQPGYDIIAQFIFGYIYPGKPIANLLFKIYGRISTVHALAFLSDLKLGHYMKIPPRAMYAAQLVGTLVAGVVNLAVAWWMLATIDNLCDVDNLNPNSPWTCPKFRVTFDASVIWGLIGPERLFGPGGLYRNLVWLFLIGAVLPVPVWILHKMFPNNKWIPLINIPVISYGFAGMPPATPTNIASWLITGTIFNYFVFKYRKEWWKRYNYVLSAALDAGTAFMAVLIFFALQNENKNLKWWGTEIDHCPLASCPTAPGIVVEKCPVF, via the exons ATGGGTAGCAAAGTAGCCGGGCAGTACAACGGCGGCTCAAGAACGGAGGAAGAAAATCAGGAAGAACATGAACGGTGTCCAGTAGAAGAAGTAGCACTAGTTGTACCCGAAACCGATGACCCGAATCTTCCGGTTCTAACATTTCGGGCATGGTTTTTGGGTACAATTTCTTGTGTTTTACTCATATTTTTAAACACATTTTTTATTTACAGAACACAACCTCTAACCATATCAGCTATACTCATGCAAATAGCGGTTTTACCCATGGGTAAATTCATGGCCCGGGTTTTACCCACCCGAAAGTATAGCTTGTTGGGTGGTAGATGGGAGTTTAGTTTGAACCCAGGCCCGTTTAATATTAAAGAGCATGTAATAATCACAATTCTGGCAAATTGTGGTGTGTCTCAAGGGGGTGGTGATGCTTACTCAATTGGAGCAATTACTGTTATGAAAGCTTATTATAAACAAACTGTTGGCTTTCTTTGTTCTCTCTTCATTGTTTTAACTACTcag ATGTTGGGATATGGATGGGCTGGAATTCTAAGAAGGTATCTGGTTGACCCAGTTGAGATGTGGTGGCCAGCAAACCTTGCTCAAGTCTCCTTTTTCAG GGCGCTTCACGAGAAGGAGCACAAATCGAAGGGGCTTACTCGGATGCAATTTTTCCTTATCTTCTTTGCAGCAAGCTTTGCCTATTATGCACTCCCGGGTTATCTGTTCCCGATTTTGACCTTCTTTTCATGGGTGTGTTGGGCCTGGCCTCGAAACATAACAGCCCAACAAATTGGATCAGGCTACCACGGGCTAGGTGTAGGAGCCTTCACCCTAGATTGGGCAGGCATCTCTGCCTATCATGGTAGCCCTTTGGTGGCTCCTTGGTTTTCCATTGTCAACGTTGGGATCGGCTTTATCATGTTCATCTACATAATAATCCCTCTGTGCTATTGGAAGTACGAAACTTTTGATGCGAGGAAATTCCCTATTTTTTCGAACCAACTCTTTCGGTCCAATGGTTTGAAATATGATACTACCAAGGTTCTCACCCCACAACGTGACCTTAACGTTGCAGCTTATAATAATTACGGCAAACTTTATCTCAGTCCTCTCTTTGCTCTATCGATTGGATCCGGTTTCGCAAGATTTACCGCCACCCTTACCCATGTCGCTCTATTCCATGGAAG TGATATATGGAAACAGAGCAGATCCGCGATGAAAAACATAAAGAAGGATATACATGCTAAGTTGATGAGCAAATACAAACAAGTGCCTGAATGGTGGTTCCTTATCCTATTAGTGTTGAGTGCAGCATTGTCGATCTTAATGTCGTTTATTTGGAAGGACGATGTGCAGCTTCCGTGGTGGGGCATGCTCTTCGCATTCGCATTGGCTTTTGTTGTGACTCTACCCATCGGTGTTATTCAAGCCACCACTAACCAG CAACCCGGATATGACATAATAGCACAATTCATATTCGGGTACATCTACCCAGGAAAGCCCATAGCAAATTTGCTTTTTAAGATATACGGGCGAATCAGCACCGTTCATGCTCTGGCGTTCCTGTCTGATCTCAAACTCGGGCACTACATGAAAATCCCGCCTAGGGCCATGTACGCTGCTCAG CTTGTGGGTACACTGGTGGCTGGTGTGGTTAACCTCGCAGTAGCATGGTGGATGTTGGCAACCATCGATAACTTGTGTGATGTGGACAACCTTAACCCCAACAGTCCGTGGACATGCCCCAAATTCCGAGTCACCTTTGATGCTTCCGTAATCTGGGGTTTGATCGGGCCAGAGAGGCTTTTCGGGCCTGGAGGATTGTACAGAAACTTGGTATGGCTATTTCTAATCGGAGCAGTATTACCAGTCCCAGTCTGGATACTACACAAGATGTTCCCGAACAACAAATGGATTCCGCTCATCAATATTCCAGTCATATCATACGGGTTTGCAGGGATGCCGCCTGCTACACCGACCAACATCGCTAGTTGGCTGATCACAGGAACGATTTTCAACTACTTCGTGTTCAAGTACCGAAAAGAGTGGTGGAAGAGGTACAACTATGTACTATCAGCAGCTTTAGATGCCGGGACAGCTTTCATGGCTGTTTTGATCTTCTTCGCTTTACAAAACGAGAACAAGAATCTGAAATGGTGGGGAACGGAGATTGATCATTGTCCCTTGGCATCGTGCCCGACTGCCCCAGGGATCGTCGTAGAGAAATGCCCTGTCTTTTGA